A window of the Deinococcus gobiensis I-0 genome harbors these coding sequences:
- a CDS encoding ABC transporter substrate-binding protein codes for MTLRRTALSLSLLLTPAALAATPRDTLVIQQAATVSTLDPGIAYDSFSLMMIENIYEPLWTYKGGSLTQMTPLLAARLPTYTNGGRTLVVDLRRGVKFHSGNAMTCADAEYTYRRDLVTNHPESANWFLSDSLLGTPDNANKNKAVTWARIAGAVKCNAAGQLVFTLPKADPAFMAKLAFTGAGIVDRAWAIRQGDWNGTEATWRAWVGKDLNAGNLSRNPSGTGAYRLAKWDANNVLLTAFPGYWGGMPAIRNVAMQKVAELAVRQQAFLRGDADLIEAGTRVNVETQLRGQPGVTVLDNLPTTGAGALFMNQNIRAAGALGSGKLDGKGIPANFFSDVNLRRAMAYAFDYDEFIRDVQRGKGQKRTMLLPDSFPGYDKRVSTYSYDPVKAAESFKKAWGGQVWQQGFVINANYRTGHILGQTALEVLKQGVEAINPKFRINIGVEPWSEQSVKMQKGEEVMLPMSWGADYGDPDNFMYTFYSSGGFFYPTHSWKDARVDRWLDQARATTDTAARNRLYRQVADVAADQSPYLLLPADLNVRPLRSNLQGVSAATYNPLRNFNFTGTFIRELSKK; via the coding sequence ATGACGCTGCGCCGCACTGCCCTGTCCCTGAGTCTGCTGCTGACCCCCGCCGCCCTGGCCGCCACCCCGCGCGACACCCTGGTGATCCAGCAGGCCGCGACCGTCTCCACGCTCGATCCGGGCATCGCCTACGACTCGTTCAGCCTGATGATGATCGAGAACATCTACGAGCCGCTGTGGACCTACAAGGGCGGCAGCCTCACGCAGATGACGCCGCTGCTCGCCGCGCGGCTGCCCACCTACACGAACGGGGGCAGGACACTGGTCGTGGACCTGCGCAGGGGTGTGAAGTTCCACAGCGGCAACGCCATGACCTGCGCCGACGCCGAGTACACCTACCGGCGCGACCTCGTGACCAACCATCCCGAGTCGGCCAACTGGTTCCTGAGCGACTCGCTGCTGGGCACGCCCGACAACGCGAACAAGAACAAGGCGGTTACCTGGGCCAGGATCGCGGGCGCCGTGAAGTGCAACGCCGCCGGGCAACTGGTCTTCACGCTGCCCAAGGCCGACCCGGCTTTCATGGCGAAACTGGCCTTCACGGGGGCGGGCATCGTGGACCGGGCCTGGGCGATCCGCCAGGGCGACTGGAACGGCACCGAGGCGACCTGGCGGGCCTGGGTGGGCAAGGACCTGAACGCGGGCAACCTGAGCAGGAACCCCAGCGGCACCGGGGCCTACCGGCTGGCGAAGTGGGACGCGAACAACGTGCTGCTCACGGCCTTTCCGGGCTACTGGGGGGGAATGCCGGCCATCCGCAACGTCGCCATGCAAAAAGTCGCCGAGCTGGCGGTGCGGCAGCAGGCCTTCTTGCGCGGCGACGCCGACCTGATCGAGGCGGGCACGCGCGTGAACGTGGAGACGCAGCTCAGGGGCCAGCCGGGCGTGACGGTGCTGGACAACCTGCCCACCACCGGCGCGGGCGCGCTGTTCATGAACCAGAACATCCGCGCGGCGGGCGCGCTGGGCAGCGGCAAGCTGGACGGCAAGGGCATTCCGGCGAACTTCTTCAGCGACGTGAACCTGCGCCGGGCGATGGCCTACGCCTTCGACTACGACGAGTTCATCCGCGACGTGCAGCGCGGCAAGGGCCAGAAGCGCACCATGCTGCTGCCCGACTCCTTCCCCGGTTACGACAAGCGCGTGAGCACCTACAGCTACGACCCCGTCAAGGCCGCCGAGTCCTTCAAGAAGGCCTGGGGCGGGCAGGTGTGGCAGCAGGGCTTCGTCATCAACGCGAACTACCGCACCGGGCACATCCTGGGCCAGACCGCGCTGGAGGTCCTCAAGCAGGGTGTCGAGGCCATCAACCCCAAGTTCCGCATCAACATCGGCGTGGAGCCGTGGTCCGAGCAGAGCGTCAAGATGCAGAAGGGCGAGGAAGTCATGCTCCCGATGAGCTGGGGCGCGGACTACGGCGACCCCGACAACTTCATGTACACCTTCTACAGCAGCGGCGGTTTCTTCTATCCGACCCACAGCTGGAAGGACGCGCGGGTGGACCGCTGGCTCGACCAGGCGCGCGCCACGACCGACACGGCCGCCCGCAACCGGCTCTACCGGCAGGTGGCCGACGTGGCCGCCGACCAGAGTCCCTACCTGCTGCTGCCCGCCGACCTGAACGTGCGCCCCCTGCGCAGCAATCTCCAGGGCGTGAGCGCGGCCACCTACAACCCGCTGCGCAACTTCAACTTCACCGGCACGTTCATCCGCGAACTCAGCAA
- a CDS encoding aspartate kinase: protein MAYSLLVMKFGGTNMQDARAIRHSASLAARSIREGVRVVVVVSAMAGVTNQLLQLADAAQTGDIARANDEIAAMRTRHFTAAQELGAAPDSPAVREIREMHETLRQAVYGVYLLRELTPRSRDLIVAFGERLSAPLMSLALEQTGLRARHLTGGEAGILTDAHFGNARPLSGTYERIRDRLSGLFAADVTPVIAGFMGETEQGALTTLGRGGTDFSATIVGKALGADEVWAWKDVDGVMSADPRVVKDAQNIGVLSYGEVMELAYFGAKVLHPLAVTPLQESGIPLRVKSAADPDFPGTLVQAQPHEEEGHPVKAVTAIRSVSLVNVSGAGALGVPEVVSSVFAAIARANITLLMVSQSSSMSNVSLAVPSVDEGRTVAALRAGITGELNVEVQGGVAVLAIVGSGMRGQKGVSARLFTALAAEDVNILMISQGSSELNISVALDGAQVDRATEAVHAAFGLGTAVQAAD, encoded by the coding sequence ATGGCTTACTCGCTTCTGGTCATGAAATTCGGCGGCACCAACATGCAGGACGCCCGCGCCATCCGCCACAGCGCCTCGCTGGCCGCCCGCAGCATCCGCGAGGGGGTGCGCGTCGTGGTGGTCGTCTCGGCCATGGCCGGCGTGACCAACCAGCTGCTCCAGCTCGCCGACGCCGCGCAGACCGGCGACATCGCCCGCGCCAACGACGAGATCGCCGCCATGCGTACCCGTCACTTCACGGCCGCCCAGGAACTCGGGGCCGCGCCCGACAGCCCCGCCGTGCGCGAGATCCGCGAGATGCACGAGACGCTCCGGCAGGCGGTGTACGGCGTGTACCTGCTGCGCGAACTGACCCCGCGCAGCCGCGACCTGATCGTCGCCTTCGGCGAGCGTCTCAGCGCGCCCCTGATGAGCCTCGCCCTGGAGCAGACGGGCCTGCGCGCCCGGCACCTGACCGGCGGCGAGGCCGGCATCCTCACCGACGCCCACTTCGGCAACGCCCGCCCCCTGAGCGGCACCTACGAGCGCATCCGCGACCGCCTCAGCGGCCTGTTCGCCGCCGACGTGACCCCGGTAATCGCCGGCTTCATGGGCGAGACCGAGCAGGGCGCGCTGACCACGCTGGGACGCGGCGGCACCGACTTCTCCGCGACCATCGTGGGCAAGGCTCTGGGCGCCGACGAGGTCTGGGCCTGGAAGGACGTGGACGGCGTCATGAGTGCCGACCCGCGCGTGGTCAAGGACGCCCAGAACATCGGGGTCCTGAGCTACGGCGAGGTCATGGAGCTGGCCTATTTCGGGGCCAAGGTGCTGCACCCGCTGGCAGTCACGCCCCTCCAGGAAAGCGGGATTCCCCTGCGCGTCAAGAGCGCCGCCGACCCCGATTTTCCCGGCACGCTCGTGCAGGCCCAGCCCCACGAGGAGGAAGGCCATCCCGTCAAGGCAGTCACGGCCATCCGCAGCGTGAGCCTCGTCAACGTGAGCGGCGCCGGAGCACTGGGCGTGCCCGAGGTCGTCTCCAGCGTGTTCGCGGCCATCGCCCGCGCCAACATCACCCTGCTGATGGTCTCGCAGAGCAGCAGCATGAGCAACGTCTCGCTGGCCGTGCCCTCGGTGGACGAGGGGCGCACCGTCGCGGCCCTGCGCGCCGGAATCACGGGGGAGCTGAACGTGGAGGTGCAGGGCGGCGTGGCCGTGCTGGCCATCGTCGGCAGCGGCATGCGCGGCCAGAAGGGCGTCTCGGCCCGGCTGTTCACCGCGCTCGCGGCCGAGGACGTGAACATCCTGATGATCTCGCAGGGCAGCAGCGAGCTGAACATCAGCGTGGCCCTCGACGGCGCCCAGGTAGACCGCGCCACCGAGGCGGTCCACGCCGCTTTCGGCCTCGGGACGGCGGTGCAGGCCGCCGACTGA
- a CDS encoding phosphatase PAP2 family protein, whose product MRLPTRRPPPPPLSHPVRRWNAVALLLLGVLLPLLAVADLTEDIFREGGFAWDQTVLAWYRAHRTPELTRVAEALAVIGGVQVLPLITLAIVAGLYRAGARAHALFLALAVGGATLLNVVTKLIFQRPRPDVLEAVLREPGFSFPSGHAMANAAFGIAITLIFWRSRAGWPVAVLGAVWAVLVGVSRNYLGVHYPSDVLAGALSSLVWVVGLYLLMGQFRPSLRGSPAGERDNR is encoded by the coding sequence ATGCGCCTGCCGACCCGCCGTCCACCTCCTCCGCCCCTGTCCCACCCGGTGCGGCGCTGGAACGCCGTCGCGCTGCTGCTGCTGGGGGTGCTGCTGCCGCTGCTGGCGGTCGCCGACCTGACCGAGGACATCTTCCGCGAGGGCGGGTTCGCGTGGGACCAGACCGTGCTGGCTTGGTACCGCGCGCACCGCACCCCCGAACTGACGCGCGTGGCCGAGGCGCTGGCCGTCATCGGCGGGGTGCAGGTGCTGCCGCTGATCACCCTGGCGATCGTGGCGGGACTGTACCGGGCCGGTGCGCGGGCGCACGCCCTGTTCCTGGCCCTGGCGGTGGGCGGCGCGACCCTGCTGAACGTCGTGACCAAGCTGATCTTCCAGCGGCCCCGGCCCGACGTGCTCGAGGCGGTGCTGCGGGAACCGGGCTTCAGCTTTCCGAGCGGGCACGCGATGGCGAACGCTGCTTTCGGGATCGCCATCACGCTGATCTTCTGGCGATCGCGCGCAGGCTGGCCGGTCGCCGTTCTGGGCGCAGTGTGGGCGGTGCTGGTGGGCGTCAGCCGCAATTACCTGGGGGTCCACTATCCCAGTGACGTGCTGGCCGGGGCGCTGAGCAGCCTCGTGTGGGTGGTCGGCCTCTACCTGCTGATGGGACAGTTTCGCCCGTCATTGCGCGGTTCCCCGGCAGGAGAACGCGACAACCGTTGA
- a CDS encoding MFS transporter gives MSRGLALRSLADLPRNARNSILLEPLWAVFGTVVLYYAPLYLRSVGLSSAEIGLLGSVTLALSFVCQAFAAPITNRLGRKRTTLIGDLISWSAPMFVWALAQSLGAFVVAAALNAINRVVAVSWSLLVIEDVDAPQRPRVFGIMNLIVTFCGLLTPLLGLLITRYGVVPTLRVFYALGGVGMTVMFLWRNAITDETRSGEEAMRLHRDLSLGQSLGQTLRRVSGMRGHPGLVGITVFYVLTVFIEQLSLFQILFLGETLGFSAQTLSYVPVVAALVTALLYGVALPRLGRLPLGARPWWPCARWRWSAPERCCSCRPATPH, from the coding sequence ATGAGCCGGGGGCTGGCACTCCGGTCGCTCGCCGATCTGCCGCGCAACGCCCGCAACTCGATCCTGCTCGAACCGCTGTGGGCGGTCTTCGGCACGGTCGTGCTGTACTACGCTCCGCTGTACCTGCGCAGCGTCGGGCTCTCCAGCGCCGAGATCGGCCTGCTCGGCTCGGTCACGCTGGCGCTGTCCTTCGTGTGTCAGGCCTTCGCCGCGCCCATCACCAACCGGCTGGGCCGCAAGCGCACCACCCTGATCGGCGACCTGATCTCCTGGTCGGCCCCCATGTTCGTCTGGGCGCTCGCGCAGTCGCTGGGGGCCTTCGTGGTCGCGGCGGCCCTCAACGCCATCAACCGCGTCGTCGCGGTGTCCTGGAGTCTGCTCGTCATCGAGGACGTGGACGCCCCGCAGCGCCCGCGCGTCTTCGGCATCATGAACCTGATCGTGACCTTCTGCGGCCTGCTCACGCCGCTGCTGGGCCTGCTCATCACCCGCTACGGCGTGGTGCCCACCCTGCGCGTCTTCTACGCCCTGGGCGGCGTGGGCATGACCGTGATGTTCCTGTGGCGCAACGCCATCACCGACGAGACGCGCAGCGGAGAAGAAGCCATGCGCCTGCACCGCGACCTGAGCCTGGGCCAGAGCCTGGGCCAGACCCTCCGGCGCGTCTCGGGCATGCGCGGGCACCCCGGCCTCGTGGGCATCACCGTGTTCTACGTGCTGACCGTGTTCATCGAGCAGCTCAGCCTCTTTCAGATCCTGTTCCTGGGCGAGACGCTGGGCTTCAGTGCGCAGACCCTCTCGTACGTGCCGGTCGTCGCGGCCCTCGTCACCGCCCTGCTGTACGGCGTCGCGCTGCCCCGGCTGGGCCGGCTGCCGCTCGGGGCAAGACCCTGGTGGCCGTGCGCGCGCTGGCGCTGGTCGGCGCCGGAGCGCTGCTGCTCGTGCCGCCCGGCCACGCCGCACTGA
- a CDS encoding TDT family transporter: MTTSSLLAPQDRLREAVRGFTPNWFAATMGTGILALTLPHLPLPGAETLGEGLWWLNMALLLLFTGLSAARLLRFPGESLATLRHPVQSMFLGAVPMALATVVNGLVVFGVPRWGGAAAGLARDLWVFDAVLAGVTGLLVPYLMFTRQDHALERMTGVWLLPVVASEVAAASAGLIAPQLDTAGATTLVYAGYVLFALSVPLALMVITVLVLRLAQHRLPPADLAVSMFLPLGPLATGALALLQLGGAAPRVLTAQGLGDLAPTLLGLGLVGGLVLWGFGAWWLALATLTTLSFARRGLPFNLGWWGLTFPLGVYAAATFGLGALTRLPALTALGHVFVVALAGLWGLVAVRTACGAWRGDLFRTAPLA, translated from the coding sequence ATGACCACCTCCTCCCTGCTCGCCCCGCAGGACCGTCTCCGGGAAGCCGTCCGGGGCTTCACGCCCAACTGGTTCGCCGCCACGATGGGCACGGGCATCCTCGCGCTGACGCTGCCGCACCTGCCGCTGCCGGGCGCGGAGACGCTCGGGGAAGGGCTGTGGTGGCTGAACATGGCGCTGCTGCTGCTGTTCACCGGCCTGTCGGCGGCGCGCCTGCTCCGTTTTCCCGGCGAGAGCCTCGCCACGCTGCGCCACCCCGTCCAGAGCATGTTCCTGGGGGCGGTGCCGATGGCTCTGGCGACGGTCGTCAACGGGCTGGTGGTCTTCGGCGTGCCGCGCTGGGGCGGGGCGGCGGCGGGGCTGGCGCGCGACTTGTGGGTCTTCGACGCCGTGCTCGCGGGGGTCACCGGGCTGCTGGTGCCGTACCTGATGTTCACGCGGCAGGATCACGCCCTGGAGCGCATGACCGGCGTATGGCTGCTGCCCGTGGTGGCCTCGGAGGTCGCGGCGGCGAGCGCGGGCCTGATCGCGCCGCAGCTGGACACGGCGGGCGCGACCACGCTGGTCTACGCGGGCTACGTGCTGTTCGCGCTCTCGGTGCCCCTGGCGCTGATGGTCATCACGGTGCTGGTGCTGCGGCTGGCACAGCACCGGCTCCCACCCGCCGATCTGGCCGTGAGCATGTTTCTGCCGCTGGGGCCGCTGGCGACCGGCGCGCTGGCCCTGCTGCAACTGGGCGGGGCCGCGCCGCGCGTCCTGACGGCGCAGGGTCTGGGCGACCTGGCCCCCACGCTGCTGGGGCTGGGGCTGGTCGGGGGGCTGGTGCTGTGGGGCTTCGGGGCCTGGTGGCTGGCCCTGGCGACCCTGACCACCCTGAGCTTCGCCCGCCGGGGCCTCCCATTCAATCTCGGCTGGTGGGGGCTGACCTTTCCACTGGGGGTCTACGCGGCCGCGACCTTCGGGCTGGGCGCCCTGACGCGGCTGCCGGCCCTGACGGCCCTCGGGCACGTGTTCGTCGTGGCGCTCGCCGGGCTGTGGGGGCTGGTGGCGGTGCGCACCGCCTGCGGGGCGTGGCGCGGGGACCTGTTCCGGACAGCGCCGCTCGCCTGA
- a CDS encoding LysR family transcriptional regulator, translating to MALNPEHLLTFARVARLGSLSAAAAELNLTQPAVSSQIRLLTRAVGEPVLSRHRTGVRLTEAGEALLVHAQALARALEGAHTAMRERRGLERGTLRLAASSTVAASLLPGLLSAYQARYPGVAVQIRQGNTQEVLGALQGGQVEVALIEGPPGLLGDDWQAEVFGHDELVLVSAPGHPLVGAAGLGHAAPLPLIWREHGSGTREVAEQALAGTALRTVSRLELPGTEAVKEAVIQGLGLALLPELRVRRELRSGVLVRLALALPGLRRPLSRVSAPTGQLSFAARQFLGLLEPPAPEGHPPRR from the coding sequence ATGGCCCTGAATCCTGAGCATCTCCTGACCTTCGCGCGGGTCGCCCGGCTGGGCAGCCTGAGCGCCGCCGCCGCCGAGCTGAACCTGACCCAGCCGGCGGTGTCCAGCCAGATCAGGTTGCTGACCCGGGCGGTCGGTGAGCCGGTCCTCAGCCGGCACCGCACGGGGGTGCGGCTCACCGAAGCGGGCGAGGCCCTGCTGGTCCACGCGCAGGCCCTCGCCCGCGCGCTGGAAGGTGCCCACACCGCCATGCGCGAGCGGCGCGGCCTGGAACGCGGCACCCTGCGGCTCGCGGCGAGCAGCACGGTCGCGGCGTCGCTGTTGCCCGGCCTCCTGTCGGCCTACCAGGCCCGGTATCCCGGCGTGGCCGTCCAGATCCGGCAGGGCAATACCCAGGAGGTCCTGGGGGCGCTCCAGGGCGGACAGGTCGAGGTGGCCCTGATCGAAGGCCCGCCCGGCCTCCTGGGGGACGACTGGCAGGCCGAGGTCTTCGGCCACGACGAGCTCGTGCTGGTGTCGGCCCCCGGACATCCGCTGGTCGGCGCAGCCGGGCTCGGCCACGCCGCGCCCCTGCCGCTGATCTGGCGCGAGCACGGGTCCGGCACCCGCGAGGTGGCCGAGCAGGCCCTCGCCGGTACGGCCCTGCGCACGGTCAGCCGGCTCGAACTGCCGGGCACCGAGGCGGTCAAGGAGGCGGTCATCCAGGGCCTGGGGCTGGCCCTGTTGCCGGAGCTGCGGGTGCGGCGCGAACTCCGGTCGGGGGTGCTGGTGCGCCTCGCGCTGGCGCTGCCGGGCCTGCGCCGGCCGCTCAGCCGTGTCAGCGCGCCCACCGGGCAGCTCTCCTTCGCGGCCCGGCAGTTCCTCGGGCTCCTGGAACCCCCTGCGCCCGAGGGCCACCCCCCCCGCCGCTAG
- the uvrC gene encoding excinuclease ABC subunit UvrC, protein MHFDDLPVLPTTPGVYIFRKGGVPIYIGKANNLRSRVGQHFKAGGKSGKFTALAESLEFITARNEVEALILEANLIKQHRPHYNVLLKDDKHYPFLKLTNEPFPMLVVTRRVLKDGASYYGPYPDASAVRRVKHLIDTMFPLRKNSGLPMQHKPRPCLNYHMGRCLAPCIDAADPETYARVVDDVKGLLEGRAGHVVTRLREDMGAAARGQDFEQAARLRDRVAAVEKLFGTEQHAFVSDETDLDFLGVAQAGEYAMVQLFRMRGGRVVGRDKRFLTGAEESGAGEIIEAFVQDYYTQATHVPPLILLPADFEDTPVWSRFLSDRAGRRTEMRTPKRGDKVDLVDMAQRNAQTGLESELALLERRGDHPGLDALREVLALPERPWRIEGYDNSNLFGTNIVSGMVVFEGGRSRRGEHRRFKVKGLDHPDDYTSMRQTITRRFTGSLSDKLPLPDLLLIDGGRGQVNAALDALKEADVRIPVVGLAKREERLILPGRYGAQWWLDGGSEVGVDRELLLPHTHPALRMLIEVRDEVHNYAVSYHRKLRGEGMLRSVFDDLPGIGQKRKDALLEHFTSLEDLAAAPVEQIAAVPGMTARAAQSVKTFLQEREQNAALG, encoded by the coding sequence GTGCATTTCGACGACCTGCCCGTCCTGCCCACCACCCCCGGCGTGTATATCTTCCGCAAGGGTGGCGTGCCGATCTATATCGGTAAGGCGAACAACCTGCGCTCACGGGTCGGGCAGCACTTCAAGGCAGGCGGCAAGAGCGGCAAGTTCACGGCACTGGCCGAGTCGCTGGAATTCATCACCGCCAGGAACGAGGTCGAGGCGCTCATTCTCGAGGCCAACCTCATCAAGCAGCACCGCCCGCACTACAACGTGCTGCTCAAGGACGACAAGCACTACCCCTTCCTGAAGCTGACGAACGAACCCTTCCCGATGCTCGTCGTCACGCGGCGGGTTCTCAAGGACGGGGCGAGCTACTACGGCCCCTACCCCGACGCCTCGGCGGTGCGGCGGGTCAAACACCTGATCGACACCATGTTCCCGCTGCGCAAGAACTCGGGGCTGCCCATGCAGCACAAGCCCCGGCCCTGCCTGAACTACCACATGGGGCGCTGCCTCGCGCCGTGCATTGACGCCGCCGATCCGGAGACCTACGCCCGCGTGGTGGACGACGTGAAGGGGCTGCTGGAGGGCCGCGCCGGGCACGTCGTCACCCGGCTGCGCGAGGATATGGGCGCGGCGGCGCGCGGACAGGATTTCGAGCAGGCGGCGCGGCTGCGCGACCGCGTGGCGGCGGTCGAGAAACTGTTCGGGACCGAGCAGCACGCGTTTGTCAGCGACGAGACCGACCTGGATTTCCTGGGTGTGGCGCAGGCGGGCGAGTACGCGATGGTACAGCTGTTCCGGATGCGCGGCGGGCGGGTCGTGGGGCGCGACAAGCGGTTCCTGACCGGCGCCGAGGAGAGCGGCGCGGGCGAGATCATCGAGGCCTTCGTGCAGGACTACTACACCCAGGCGACGCACGTCCCCCCGCTGATCCTGCTGCCCGCCGATTTCGAGGACACGCCGGTCTGGAGCCGGTTCCTGTCGGACCGGGCCGGCCGGCGCACCGAGATGCGCACGCCCAAGCGCGGCGACAAGGTGGACCTCGTGGACATGGCGCAGCGCAACGCGCAGACGGGCCTGGAGTCCGAACTCGCGCTGCTGGAGCGCCGGGGCGACCATCCGGGACTCGACGCGCTGCGCGAGGTCCTGGCGCTGCCCGAGCGGCCCTGGCGCATCGAGGGCTACGACAACTCCAACCTCTTCGGCACGAACATCGTCTCGGGGATGGTGGTCTTCGAGGGCGGGCGCTCACGCCGGGGCGAACACCGCCGCTTCAAGGTCAAGGGGCTGGACCACCCCGACGACTACACCTCCATGCGCCAGACGATCACGCGGCGCTTCACGGGCAGCCTGTCGGACAAGCTGCCGCTGCCGGACCTGCTGCTCATCGACGGGGGGCGCGGGCAGGTGAACGCGGCGCTCGACGCGCTGAAGGAGGCCGATGTCCGGATTCCGGTCGTGGGCCTCGCCAAGCGCGAGGAGCGGCTGATCCTGCCGGGGCGCTACGGGGCGCAGTGGTGGCTGGACGGCGGCAGCGAGGTCGGCGTGGACCGCGAGCTGCTGCTGCCGCACACGCACCCGGCGCTGCGGATGCTGATCGAGGTGCGCGACGAGGTGCACAACTACGCCGTGAGCTACCACCGCAAGCTGCGCGGCGAGGGGATGCTGCGCAGCGTCTTCGACGACCTGCCGGGCATCGGGCAGAAGCGCAAGGACGCGCTGCTCGAGCACTTCACCAGCCTGGAGGACCTCGCGGCCGCGCCGGTCGAGCAGATCGCCGCCGTGCCGGGCATGACCGCCCGCGCGGCGCAGAGCGTCAAGACCTTCTTGCAGGAGCGGGAGCAGAACGCGGCGCTGGGATGA
- a CDS encoding alpha/beta fold hydrolase: MRSEEFQYGGAKLRYEVSGRGEPVVLIHGLSGSAHWWRHNVPALAAEYRVYALDLAGYGHARRQRTLGVQENAELIAHWMEALDLRGAAVVGHSMGGQIAVRVAALKSGRVDALVLACASGLLAGNPVRVALKLPRATLTGRPAFLPRILADSVRAGLPNLWRSAVSLLGDSVAELLPALDIRTLVIWGRRDALVPVELGRKLAAAIPGAEYRELPRAGHVVMVDAPREFNAAVLDFLRRPGAGAAPENRV, from the coding sequence GTGCGGTCCGAGGAATTCCAGTACGGTGGGGCAAAGTTGCGCTACGAGGTGTCCGGCAGGGGAGAACCGGTGGTGCTCATCCATGGCCTGAGCGGTTCGGCGCACTGGTGGCGGCACAATGTGCCCGCACTGGCAGCCGAATACCGGGTCTACGCGCTGGACCTCGCGGGCTACGGCCACGCCCGCAGACAGCGCACGCTGGGCGTGCAGGAGAACGCCGAACTCATCGCCCACTGGATGGAGGCGCTGGACCTGCGCGGCGCGGCCGTCGTCGGCCACAGTATGGGCGGCCAGATCGCCGTACGGGTCGCCGCCCTCAAGAGCGGCCGGGTCGATGCCCTGGTCCTGGCCTGCGCCAGCGGCCTGCTGGCAGGGAACCCCGTGCGCGTCGCGCTGAAGCTGCCGCGCGCCACCCTCACGGGCCGCCCCGCCTTCCTGCCGCGCATCCTGGCCGATTCGGTGCGGGCGGGGCTGCCCAACCTGTGGCGCAGCGCGGTGAGTCTGCTGGGCGACAGCGTGGCCGAACTGCTGCCCGCGCTGGACATCCGCACGCTGGTCATCTGGGGCCGGCGCGACGCCCTCGTGCCGGTCGAACTCGGGCGTAAACTCGCCGCCGCCATTCCCGGGGCCGAATACCGCGAACTGCCCCGCGCCGGGCACGTGGTCATGGTGGACGCCCCCAGGGAGTTCAATGCGGCGGTGCTCGATTTCCTGCGGCGTCCCGGCGCGGGCGCGGCTCCGGAGAACCGGGTGTGA